The proteins below are encoded in one region of Ferruginibacter lapsinanis:
- a CDS encoding NUDIX hydrolase: MNWKKLSSKYISKHKYFTARVDKCEMPDGKIVEEYYVVELPVSACALAITEDGNVVMARQYRHPLQETILEIPGGFIDPGEESQKAIARELLEETGYEFSSIEYVGKVAANPGVLDSYTELFLAQGGKKVAGQSLDHNEEIEIILYPLEEVRAMLNRNQIVQSLHVSCLLYAFNKLDAQNTNL; the protein is encoded by the coding sequence ATGAACTGGAAAAAATTATCTTCAAAATACATATCAAAACACAAATATTTTACTGCAAGGGTAGATAAATGTGAAATGCCGGATGGAAAGATAGTGGAGGAATATTATGTGGTTGAATTGCCTGTTTCTGCTTGTGCATTGGCGATTACAGAAGATGGGAATGTTGTAATGGCAAGACAATACCGTCATCCGTTACAGGAAACAATACTTGAAATTCCCGGAGGGTTTATTGATCCCGGTGAAGAGTCGCAGAAAGCTATAGCGAGAGAGTTATTAGAAGAAACAGGGTATGAATTTTCCTCTATTGAATATGTAGGAAAGGTAGCTGCTAATCCCGGAGTACTGGATAGTTATACAGAATTATTTTTAGCGCAGGGGGGTAAGAAAGTTGCAGGACAGAGTCTGGATCATAATGAGGAAATTGAAATTATATTGTATCCGCTCGAAGAAGTGAGAGCAATGCTTAATCGAAACCAAATTGTACAATCACTTCATGTGAGTTGTTTGTTATATGCTTTTAATAAATTAGATGCACAGAACACAAATCTTTAG
- a CDS encoding YfiT family bacillithiol transferase: MENLSFPIGKYEPQPFSETQLREWINDIKFLPQHIENAVINLDESQLDTPYRPGGWTVKQLVHHVADSHMNAYIRFKLGLTEDNPTIKPYEQDLWATMSDTQNLPINISLTILHAVHARWVEILKNIKPEEWDRTVVHPEHGKQMTLYYLLGMYAWHSKHHTAHITGLRQRNGW; the protein is encoded by the coding sequence ATGGAAAATTTAAGCTTTCCTATAGGCAAATATGAACCACAACCATTTTCAGAAACTCAATTACGGGAATGGATAAATGACATTAAATTTTTACCGCAGCATATTGAAAATGCGGTGATAAATTTAGATGAATCACAATTGGATACGCCTTATCGTCCGGGAGGCTGGACAGTAAAGCAATTGGTGCATCATGTGGCGGATAGCCACATGAATGCCTATATCCGCTTTAAATTAGGTCTCACAGAAGACAATCCTACGATCAAGCCGTATGAGCAGGATCTATGGGCAACAATGAGTGACACCCAAAATTTACCCATCAATATTTCATTGACCATTTTACATGCTGTGCATGCCAGATGGGTAGAAATATTAAAGAATATCAAACCCGAAGAATGGGATAGAACTGTAGTACATCCCGAACATGGTAAGCAAATGACCTTGTATTATTTATTGGGAATGTATGCCTGGCACAGCAAACATCATACTGCACATATCACGGGCTTAAGACAAAGAAATGGCTGGTAG